The window CTTCTTGGAGAATTTAAAGGGGATGACCTGCTTTTGGTGGTCGACCAAAAGGGGATTGTCAAAACCATTCCGCCTGATTTGCTCACCCGATTTAGCGATGATATGATCGTACTGGAGAAATGGAATCCGGACAAACCGATTTCCGTGGTGCATTATGTTGGGGACAAAGAACGTTTTTACCTGAAACGATTCTTGATCGAAAATCCCAATAAAGAGGAAGTAGTCATTGACGAAGACCCGAAATCCTACTTGGAACTGGTATCCACCGATTGGAGACCCATGTTGGAAGTAGAGTTCATAAAACCGCGCGGCAAAGACCCCAAACCAAATTTGGAGGTGAATGTTGAGGAATTTATTGCGGTTAAGGGCATAAAGGCCATTGGAAATCAACTGACCCCGGAAAAAGTAAAAAGTATTAATGTTTTAAGCCCACTGCCTTACGAAGAGCCGGAGGAAACTAGGACCGAGGATATCGAAGTAGTGGACGAAGAACAAATAGACAACGATGATACTGATATTGAAACAAAGAATGATGGTTCCGACCAAACTACTTTGTTTTAACCCTTTTTATAGTTAATTTGCTCGTTTAGAATAACACATGTCAAAAGCACACATTGCTTAAAATTTCTTTATGGACTTTACAAACCCCCTGGTCTATGGCGTGCCAGTATTCATTGCCTTTATATTACTTGAATTAACATACAGCAAAACCCACGATCACGACGAGCTTTACAATTGGAAAGATTTGGCCGCCAGTGGTTTTATGGGAATAGGTTCCGCTATTTTGGGGCCCTTGTTCAAAGTTGCTTTTGCCATTCTGCTATTTGAGGGAACCTACGAACTCTTTAATCCAGTAGTTGACGGGGTAAGGACCAATATTATGGGCTATGCCTCATTTGGTTATGCTTGGTACGTTTGGATTCTGTGCCAACTGGCAGACGATTTTACGTATTATTGGTTCCATCGGGCCAACCACGAAGTCCGTATTTTATGGGCTGCACATATTGTGCACCACTCCTCTGATAATTTCAATTTGGGTACGGCCATCCGCAACGGTTGGTTTACGATTTTGTACAAACCCTTTTTCTATATATGGATGCCCGCTATCGGTTTTCCTCCGGAAATGGTTTTGGTATGTTTAGGTATCGAAGCGCTTTGGCAGTTTCAATTGCACACGGTTTACGTTCCAAAGCTTGGGTTTTTGGAAAAAATATTCAACACCCACACCATGCACCAGGTGCACCATGCCCAGAATGTAGAGTATTTGGATAAAAACCACGGAGGATTCCTGAATATTTTTGACAAGATGTTCGGTACTTGGAAAGAACTCGATGATGATATCGATGTAAAATACGGAGTGATTCATGCGCCAAATTCATACAACCCCGTGGTAATATTGACCCACGAGTTCAAGGATATTTGGAATGATGTCAAAAAATCCAAAAAGCTCTCGCATAAACTGATGTATATCTTTGGACCTCCCGGATGGAGCCACGACGGCAGCACACTTACCGTAAAACAGCAGCAACGATTATTTGAAAAGCATAAGGAATCCAGTCCCGAGTTGGCTTACCAACGGCCCAATTAGCAGGCGCTAAGAGCAATCGTAGGGAAAAGCAGCTTTCTAATCTTCGATTTTTTCCGCGGTACCTTTAAATTTTTTGTTTTCGCCCACAATGTTGTACTCAAACGTATAGGATGATTCCGAAGTGGTAAGTATTTTAATGTGGATCGGTCTTTCCTCCGCCTTATTCTTAGGGTTCAGATTTTTTAGGATGTACTCACAATCGTTGATCCAACGAACAGAAGAAGAATCCACTTTACCTTCAAATTCGTCAATCTCCATTTCCAAGGTTCTGTGGAAGACGGTCTCCTTTTCTTCACCGTTAATGGTTGCTTTAAAGGAGAAAGAACCCGTTTTAAAATCTTCACAATTACGCTCAGGAGGTTGACCACAGGCAAACATCAAAAAAATCGACAGGGTAGGAAATAAACGTTTTATCATAAATACAAAGTAACGGAAAGAACGTGAAAGCATCAATCCTTTTTTGTGTGATACGCTTTAAAAGTTCCGTCAGGGTAGAAAAACACAATTTTATCAGGTTGCCCAGTTGAAATGTTTTTTTGGGAAGGGGCAGGAAATTCAAGTTGTGGGTTATCAGGAATCAATTTTTCCAGAAAAATATCCTTCCGATGTTCAATTTTAGATTTCTCAGGTACAGCCTCATCTTTTGGAAAATTCCCTTCTCCCTTCAATAGCCAATAGAGATCCACTTCGGGGTAGGTGTTCACCAACTTCATAATAAAATCCAAGCTAGGTTTATTTCTTCCATTCAGCAGATGGGAGATACTGGAACGCTGTACACCAATCTCATCCGCGAAGGCTGAAACGGACAATTCCAAATACTCAATAACCTGCTCTATACGTTTGACAATATCTTTGTTCACAAATGTAAATTAATATGTTTCAAAGATAATCTATTCATGCGGAATTCACTATTAAAATCGTTACAGAGGGTGTAAGTATATAAAGTAATAGTACAGATTATAATATATATAGTATTGATATACTAATATATAAGCAGTTTAATTAAAATAGTGTTTACAAATGTATAGCCTTACCCTTAAATGAGCTTTTGCGAATGACACAAATGTAACTATTTGGTTGATTCATATGTTTACATTTGTAAAAATAGGTATGGTTACTTTTGTAAACTTTAATTCCACCGTTCCATGCTAGATTATTCACGGTTTAAAGAACAGTCCATAAAAGGCCGATATATTAATAAGGACTCCATTCGAGGCTGTTTTGAAAAAGTATCCTCCCCATTAATCCATATAGGTGATTCGGTTAGGGGGAATCCCATACATGCCTTTACCATGGGGGATGGTGGTAATAAAATCCTCATGTGGTCGCAAATGCACGGGAATGAATCCACAACTACCAAAGCGGTCTGGGATATGGTGAATTACCTGCAGTCCGATTTGGAAGATGCAAAGCACATTTTAAAGGAATGCACCCTTATGGTGGTTCCAATGCTAAATCCGGATGGAGCGGACGATTATACCCGTGAAAATAGCAACAAAATCGACCTGAACAGGGATGCTAAAAATCTATCCCAACCAGAAAGCATTGCCCTGCGGGATTTGTTCGAACGGTTTCAGCCCGATTATTGTTTTAATCTTCATGACCAACGTACCTTATTTAGCGCAGGTGAGAATAATAAACCAGCTACGGTTTCCTTTTTGTCTCCATCGAGCAGTCCTGAGCGGTACATTACGCCCAATAGGGAATTGGCCATGAAATTGATTGCTGCCATGAACCATCGTTTACAAGCATTGATTCCCGGGCAGATTGGCAGGTATGATGATGGCTTTAACCATAATTGCGTAGGGGATATGTTCCAAATGCTCGGCATTCCCACCGTATTGTTCGAATCTGGCCATTATCCCAATGACTATGAAAGGGAGAAAACACGTGAACTTATTTTTGTGGCCTTGGTTGAAGCTTTGCATACTATAGCGAAAGATACCATCGAAGCGTTTCATACGGGAGACTATTTTTCCATTCCCAATAACCACAAATTGTTTTTTGATGTATTGGTGAAACATCCAGAGCTGGTGAACGGTGCATTTGAAACCGGACAGTCCGTTGGGATTCGGTTTAAAGAAGTGCTGCAAGACAAAAAGATTATTTTCCGCCCCGAGATAGCGGAAATAGGCGATTTGAATGGCTTTTATGGGCACCAGACCATAGAATGTATTGATTCCAAGGATTTTGGCTTTTCCCCGGAACAGCACGAAATACTGGATTTGCTTCGAGAATTCAAGAATCTAAAGTAGTTTGGGTGAGGTTCTTGCGTTTTATTTAAAAAATAACCAATTTTATTACGTAAATTTCCTTTTTTAACTAATTTTGCTGCAAAATTTAATGTAATGAACAAAGTTAAACTCGACGAAATAGATCACCAAATTTTGGACATGCTG is drawn from Flagellimonas sp. MMG031 and contains these coding sequences:
- a CDS encoding helix-turn-helix transcriptional regulator, which encodes MNKDIVKRIEQVIEYLELSVSAFADEIGVQRSSISHLLNGRNKPSLDFIMKLVNTYPEVDLYWLLKGEGNFPKDEAVPEKSKIEHRKDIFLEKLIPDNPQLEFPAPSQKNISTGQPDKIVFFYPDGTFKAYHTKKD
- a CDS encoding M14 metallopeptidase family protein; amino-acid sequence: MLDYSRFKEQSIKGRYINKDSIRGCFEKVSSPLIHIGDSVRGNPIHAFTMGDGGNKILMWSQMHGNESTTTKAVWDMVNYLQSDLEDAKHILKECTLMVVPMLNPDGADDYTRENSNKIDLNRDAKNLSQPESIALRDLFERFQPDYCFNLHDQRTLFSAGENNKPATVSFLSPSSSPERYITPNRELAMKLIAAMNHRLQALIPGQIGRYDDGFNHNCVGDMFQMLGIPTVLFESGHYPNDYEREKTRELIFVALVEALHTIAKDTIEAFHTGDYFSIPNNHKLFFDVLVKHPELVNGAFETGQSVGIRFKEVLQDKKIIFRPEIAEIGDLNGFYGHQTIECIDSKDFGFSPEQHEILDLLREFKNLK
- a CDS encoding DNA topoisomerase IV is translated as MIKRLFPTLSIFLMFACGQPPERNCEDFKTGSFSFKATINGEEKETVFHRTLEMEIDEFEGKVDSSSVRWINDCEYILKNLNPKNKAEERPIHIKILTTSESSYTFEYNIVGENKKFKGTAEKIED
- a CDS encoding sterol desaturase family protein, giving the protein MDFTNPLVYGVPVFIAFILLELTYSKTHDHDELYNWKDLAASGFMGIGSAILGPLFKVAFAILLFEGTYELFNPVVDGVRTNIMGYASFGYAWYVWILCQLADDFTYYWFHRANHEVRILWAAHIVHHSSDNFNLGTAIRNGWFTILYKPFFYIWMPAIGFPPEMVLVCLGIEALWQFQLHTVYVPKLGFLEKIFNTHTMHQVHHAQNVEYLDKNHGGFLNIFDKMFGTWKELDDDIDVKYGVIHAPNSYNPVVILTHEFKDIWNDVKKSKKLSHKLMYIFGPPGWSHDGSTLTVKQQQRLFEKHKESSPELAYQRPN